Below is a genomic region from Acinetobacter tibetensis.
TTCCACGCTTAAAAGGTCGGCTACCTTCCAGTGAATCAAATGAGCGCGATCACCTAAACGCTGTTGGCTCTGCTGCAAAGCCATGTTGGATATATCCAATACGGTTAAATTACTATAGCCTAAATCGAGTAACTCATCAGCAAGTATAGATGCGCCAGCGCCAACATCAATAATTGCAGCGTCAGGTTCCAATTTCAAAGATTGAATCAATTGTATCGATTGGCTTGCATGTAACTGAAACCAACTCACTTGCGTCACGGCTTTATCTGTATAAACCCGATTCCAATGTGTTTCTATTGACATGTCTTCATTCTCAATAATTAATCACTTATACAAACAATATTATATTAAAGCATATTCTATTTTAAGTAATTTCTTCTTCAAGGGATTCTAAATAATGCTTCAAGACCACAGCATGATTTTGCGTTGCATTCTTTGCCGCAGTAATCAAGCTAATATTATTGTGTTGGACTAAACGTCGTAATTCTGCGAGGGTTTCAGGATGTTGCCTCAATTCAAGTAAATATTTTGCTCGAAATTCTTGCCAGCCAATTAAATCTTGATGATAAGACTGCCTTAAAACAGTGGACGGCGTAATCTCTTTGGGCCAAAGATCAATCTTGGCATCTTGTTTTTTAATGCCTCGTGGCCATAGACGATCCACTAAAATTCTTAATCCATCATCTGCGGTAACAGGACTGTAGGCACGCTTGATTTGAATCTGCATTAATTTCCTTAGCGATGCGAAAATAAAGAATTCATTTAACTTTCCATACTAATATCTTCAACATTTCCATCTTCATCAAATGAGACACATAACACATAGTCAGTCACATTTTCTGGCAGACTAAAGTCAATCGAATCATCATTTT
It encodes:
- a CDS encoding DUF488 domain-containing protein, encoding MQIQIKRAYSPVTADDGLRILVDRLWPRGIKKQDAKIDLWPKEITPSTVLRQSYHQDLIGWQEFRAKYLLELRQHPETLAELRRLVQHNNISLITAAKNATQNHAVVLKHYLESLEEEIT